Proteins from a single region of Diaphorobacter limosus:
- a CDS encoding methyl-accepting chemotaxis protein, translating to MDMYALMRWFSIRMRMVGAIGVVLLLLALLGGAGMLGMFRIQGASQDFVAQPHAAVRLLGELRGEMGQIRQLEKDMIIHYEKVDAVRAAHAQWLAALGRAKDLAAGFEGLGLAGPQTLAQDIARLLDGYRAQFAHVARQLEEGGYDSATIANRMSTKAVAQFDEAAQKLQALDQALGAEADGAIARQAGIAEQTQWLFGLAVLITVVVVVPSTMLNMVSICRPLEAARALAQSIASGDLSRRMAVEGRDEAADLQRALLDMQAGLGAIVAQVRDAGGNISVASQEIASGNQDLSARTEQTASNAQQAVAALSQLTTTVQQTASSSQVASQLVASASGQATRGGQVVQQAVASMRDIAASSHKIGDIIGLIDSIAFQTNILALNAAVEAARAGEQGRGFAVVAGEVRSLAQRSAQAASEIKGLIQSSVQAVDGGVRHVEDAGAAMQEIVGSVQRVTDIIGEINSAASEQASGIGAVNASVAEIDRMTQQNAALVEESAAAADSLREQAARLSQVVQQFRLADGARGAAAQQPGAIALAPAQSGQTARPRLGMA from the coding sequence ATGGATATGTACGCGCTCATGCGCTGGTTCTCGATTCGCATGCGCATGGTGGGCGCCATTGGCGTGGTGCTGCTGCTGCTGGCGCTGCTGGGTGGGGCGGGCATGCTGGGCATGTTCCGCATCCAGGGGGCAAGCCAGGACTTCGTTGCCCAGCCCCATGCCGCCGTGCGCCTGCTGGGCGAGCTGCGCGGCGAGATGGGCCAGATACGCCAGCTCGAGAAGGACATGATCATCCACTACGAAAAGGTGGATGCCGTGCGCGCCGCGCATGCCCAGTGGCTGGCGGCCCTGGGCCGGGCCAAGGACCTGGCGGCCGGCTTTGAAGGCTTGGGGCTGGCCGGGCCGCAAACCCTGGCCCAGGACATCGCCAGGCTGCTGGACGGCTACCGCGCGCAGTTTGCCCATGTGGCGCGCCAGCTGGAGGAGGGCGGTTACGACTCGGCCACCATTGCCAACCGCATGAGCACCAAGGCCGTGGCGCAGTTTGACGAGGCGGCGCAGAAGCTGCAGGCGCTGGACCAGGCCCTGGGTGCCGAGGCCGATGGCGCCATTGCGCGCCAGGCCGGCATTGCCGAGCAGACCCAGTGGCTGTTCGGCCTGGCGGTGCTGATCACCGTGGTGGTGGTGGTGCCGTCGACGATGCTGAACATGGTCTCCATCTGCCGCCCGCTGGAGGCCGCGCGCGCCCTGGCGCAGTCGATCGCCAGCGGCGACCTGTCGCGGCGCATGGCGGTCGAGGGCCGCGACGAGGCCGCCGACCTGCAGCGCGCGCTGCTGGACATGCAGGCTGGCCTGGGCGCCATCGTGGCCCAGGTGCGCGATGCCGGGGGCAACATCTCGGTGGCCAGCCAGGAGATCGCCAGCGGCAACCAGGATCTGTCGGCACGCACCGAGCAGACCGCCAGCAACGCCCAGCAGGCCGTGGCCGCGCTGTCGCAGCTGACCACCACGGTGCAGCAGACGGCGTCTTCCTCGCAGGTGGCGAGCCAGCTGGTGGCATCGGCCTCGGGCCAGGCCACGCGCGGCGGCCAGGTGGTGCAGCAGGCCGTGGCCAGCATGCGCGACATCGCCGCCTCCAGCCACAAGATCGGCGACATCATCGGCCTGATCGACTCCATCGCCTTCCAGACCAACATCCTGGCGCTGAACGCCGCCGTCGAGGCGGCGCGCGCCGGCGAGCAGGGCCGCGGCTTTGCCGTGGTCGCCGGCGAGGTGCGCTCTCTGGCGCAGCGCAGCGCCCAGGCGGCCAGCGAGATCAAGGGCCTGATCCAGTCCAGCGTGCAGGCCGTGGACGGTGGCGTGCGCCATGTGGAGGACGCCGGCGCCGCCATGCAGGAGATCGTCGGCAGCGTGCAGCGCGTGACCGACATCATTGGCGAGATCAACTCCGCCGCCAGCGAGCAGGCCAGCGGCATAGGCGCGGTGAACGCCTCGGTGGCCGAGATCGACCGCATGACGCAGCAGAACGCCGCCCTGGTGGAAGAATCCGCCGCCGCCGCCGATTCGCTGCGCGAACAGGCAGCGCGGCTGTCGCAGGTGGTGCAGCAGTTCCGGCTGGCGGACGGGGCGCGGGGCGCGGCGGCGCAGCAGCCGGGCGCCATCGCGCTGGCCCCGGCCCAGTCCGGGCAGACCGCACGGCCCCGCCTGGGGATGGCCTGA
- a CDS encoding heavy metal translocating P-type ATPase, translated as MTTASLLSAASVATPDTLDLGVGGMTCASCVGRVERALRKVPGVQDATVNLATERAHIVYDPTTAPGMDAVLRRAVRNAGYEPRSAAEQEAGEAQEQSPWAGFMPVAVGLLLSAPLVLPMFGDLFGQHWMLPAWAQFLLATPVQFWLGARFYKAGWHAAKALTGNMDLLVALGTSAGYGLSLWLWLTAHPGHEPHLYFEASAVVITLVLLGKWLEARAKRQTTAAIRALHALRPELAHLLGRDGEVDVPVAEVMAGDRLVVRPGERIPVDGLVAEGQTQVDESMLTGEPLPVPREAGGQLTGGSINGDGRIVMQVTAVGGETVLARIIRLVEDAQAAKAPIQRLVDQVSAVFVPTVIAIALVTLLGWLWAGVGVETALIRAVAVLVIACPCALGLATPAAIMAGTGVAAKHGILIKDAEALEIAHRVRTVAFDKTGTLTVGRPRLTAFHVEPGSDEAGVLAAVAAVQSGSEHPLARAVVAAAQERGLSVGQPEGVRAVPGRGTEGEVAGRSYLVGSLRWMQELGVDLGPLAADATALQGQGATVSAVAERVTVGLAARALLAFGDEPKPGAREALARLKAQGVRCVMISGDNRGAAEAMARRLGLDPEAGEVMAEVLPGDKAAVVTALKKDGQIVAMVGDGVNDAPALAAADVGMAMGNGTDVAMHAAGVTLMRGDPALVAAALDISHRTVAKIRQNLFWAFAYNVAGIPLAALGYLSPVVAGAAMALSSVSVMTNALLLKRWSPDK; from the coding sequence CAGCTGCGTGGGCCGCGTGGAGCGCGCCCTGCGCAAGGTGCCGGGCGTGCAGGACGCCACGGTGAACCTGGCGACCGAGCGCGCGCACATCGTCTACGATCCGACCACGGCGCCCGGCATGGACGCCGTGCTGCGCCGCGCCGTGCGCAACGCCGGCTACGAGCCGCGCAGCGCCGCCGAACAGGAGGCGGGCGAGGCGCAGGAGCAGTCGCCCTGGGCCGGCTTCATGCCCGTGGCCGTGGGCTTGCTGCTGTCGGCGCCGCTGGTGCTGCCCATGTTCGGCGATCTGTTCGGCCAGCACTGGATGCTGCCGGCCTGGGCGCAGTTTTTGCTGGCCACGCCGGTGCAGTTCTGGCTGGGCGCGCGCTTTTACAAGGCGGGCTGGCATGCGGCCAAGGCGCTGACCGGCAACATGGACCTGCTGGTGGCCCTGGGCACGAGCGCGGGCTATGGCCTGTCGCTGTGGCTGTGGCTGACGGCCCACCCTGGGCATGAGCCGCACCTGTACTTCGAGGCCTCGGCCGTGGTCATCACCCTGGTGCTGCTGGGCAAATGGCTGGAGGCGCGCGCCAAGCGCCAGACCACGGCGGCGATCCGCGCCCTGCATGCGCTGCGCCCCGAGCTGGCGCACCTGCTGGGCCGTGACGGCGAGGTGGACGTGCCGGTGGCCGAGGTCATGGCCGGCGACCGCCTGGTGGTGCGGCCCGGCGAGCGCATCCCCGTGGACGGGCTGGTGGCCGAGGGCCAGACCCAGGTGGACGAGTCCATGCTGACCGGCGAGCCCCTGCCCGTGCCGCGCGAGGCCGGCGGCCAGCTCACGGGCGGCTCCATCAACGGCGATGGCCGCATCGTTATGCAGGTGACGGCCGTGGGCGGCGAGACGGTGCTGGCGCGCATCATCCGCCTGGTGGAGGACGCCCAGGCCGCCAAGGCGCCGATACAGCGCCTGGTGGACCAGGTGTCTGCCGTGTTCGTGCCCACGGTGATCGCCATCGCCCTGGTCACGCTGCTGGGCTGGCTGTGGGCCGGCGTGGGCGTGGAGACGGCATTGATACGGGCCGTGGCGGTGCTGGTCATCGCTTGCCCCTGCGCGCTCGGCCTGGCGACGCCGGCGGCCATCATGGCCGGCACGGGCGTGGCGGCCAAGCACGGCATCCTGATCAAGGACGCCGAGGCGCTGGAGATCGCGCACCGCGTGCGCACCGTGGCCTTCGACAAGACCGGCACGCTGACCGTGGGCCGGCCCCGGCTGACGGCGTTTCACGTGGAACCAGGCTCGGACGAGGCCGGCGTTCTCGCCGCCGTGGCCGCGGTGCAAAGCGGCAGTGAGCACCCGCTGGCCCGCGCGGTTGTCGCCGCGGCGCAGGAGCGCGGCCTGAGCGTTGGGCAGCCCGAGGGCGTGCGCGCCGTGCCCGGCCGTGGCACCGAGGGCGAGGTCGCGGGCCGCAGCTACCTGGTCGGCAGCCTGCGCTGGATGCAGGAGCTGGGCGTGGACCTCGGCCCGCTGGCCGCCGATGCCACCGCGCTGCAGGGGCAGGGCGCCACCGTGTCCGCCGTCGCCGAGCGGGTAACAGTTGGATTGGCCGCGCGCGCTCTGCTGGCCTTTGGCGACGAGCCCAAGCCGGGCGCGCGCGAGGCCCTGGCCCGGCTCAAGGCCCAGGGCGTGCGCTGCGTGATGATCTCGGGCGATAACCGCGGCGCGGCCGAAGCCATGGCGCGCCGCCTGGGTCTGGATCCCGAGGCCGGCGAAGTCATGGCCGAGGTGCTGCCCGGCGACAAGGCGGCCGTCGTCACGGCCTTGAAGAAAGATGGACAGATCGTGGCCATGGTGGGCGACGGCGTGAACGACGCGCCGGCCCTGGCCGCCGCCGACGTGGGCATGGCCATGGGCAACGGCACGGACGTGGCCATGCACGCCGCCGGCGTGACGCTGATGCGCGGCGACCCGGCGCTGGTGGCAGCGGCGCTGGACATCTCGCACCGCACCGTGGCCAAGATCCGGCAGAACCTGTTCTGGGCCTTTGCCTACAACGTGGCCGGCATACCGCTGGCGGCCCTGGGCTATCTGAGCCCGGTGGTGGCCGGCGCGGCCATGGCGCTGAGCTCGGTGAGCGTGATGACGAATGCCTTGTTGCTCAAGCGCTGGTCGCCAGATAAGTAA